Part of the Novosphingobium sp. KA1 genome is shown below.
TCGCCCCATCATTCCAGCGCGATCATCCTCAAGCGCAACATGCTGGCGGCAAGTCTGGAGCCCACCAAGTGGCTGAGCCGCGCCGCGTTCAAGGGCATGGCGCAGGACTATCTGGTGATGGGCAACGCCTATGGGCAGGAGGTTCGCAATCGTCTGGGTGGGCTGCTGCGCCTCGACCATGCGCTTGCGAAGTACGTGCGGCGCGGTGTGGAGCCGGGTCGCTTCTGGTGGGTTCCGGGGCATCAGCCCGAGGCAGAATTTGCGCCTGGCACTGTCCACCAGCTGATCGCGCCGGACGTCAATCAGGAAATCTATGGCGTGCCCGAGTACCTGTCGGCTCTGCAGTCCGCCCTGCTTAACGAGAACGCCACGCTATTCCGCCGGCGCTACTTCGAGAACGGGAGCCACGCCGGCTACATCATGCATGTGAACGGCGAGTTTGCCGATGGTGACGTCGACAAGATGCGCGAGGCGTTGAAGCGAGCGAAGGGGCCGGGCAACTTCCGCAACCTGTTCATCCACTCGCCCAACGGCAAGGACGGGGGCATCAAGATCCTGCCGATCGCGGAGGCCGGGGCCAAGGACGAATTCCTTGGGATCAAGAACACGACGCGCGACGACGTGCTTGCCGCCCACCGCGTGCCGCCC
Proteins encoded:
- a CDS encoding phage portal protein, with translation MSKRNRARRMSRQETAEASQGAIVASNDNRSEVHAFTFGDPEPVLSRATMLDMLECYHNQRWYEPPIALHGLARAFRASPHHSSAIILKRNMLAASLEPTKWLSRAAFKGMAQDYLVMGNAYGQEVRNRLGGLLRLDHALAKYVRRGVEPGRFWWVPGHQPEAEFAPGTVHQLIAPDVNQEIYGVPEYLSALQSALLNENATLFRRRYFENGSHAGYIMHVNGEFADGDVDKMREALKRAKGPGNFRNLFIHSPNGKDGGIKILPIAEAGAKDEFLGIKNTTRDDVLAAHRVPPQLLGIVPANAGGFGDVTKATDAFFELEIEPLQSVFLELNDAVGAEVVRFRERVKAAA